The DNA region TGCTAACCCTCTGGTCTTGCCATCGAAAGTATCTGCAATAATACTCATTGAGAGGCTTAACATTCCGGCACCACCAATTCCTTGGCAGCCCCTAAAGATGATCAACAGCCAAATATTAGGTGCGAGGCTACAAGCAAGTGAGAAAATCGAAAAAATGGTTAATGAAGCAATAAATACCACCTTTCTACCGATTAGATCACCTAACTTAGAAATTAAAAACAAAATGGCGGCAAAAATTAATGTGTATGCATTAATAATCCACTGTAGCTGACTGAAGGTACTGTTAAAGCTAGTTTGAATTGTTGGGAGGGCGACGTTAACGACCGTTACGTCTAATAATCCCATAAAAAAGCCTAAACAAACCGCTACTAATGCGTACCATTTCTTACGACTTTGCATCATAAAAGACTCCTCATTAAAATATTTCCATTTGTGCCTATCAACACAAAGCCCACCTGCCAAATTAATTGGCGTTTACCCACCAAGGAATATCAATCAGAGTCGATTAGGATTAATCATGAATGTGTTTTTGAATAAATTCATCAATTGGTAATCTAAAATCAAGGTAGTATTTTTCCAACTTTTCACGGGACCAATCCCACCAAGCAATTTTAGTTAAGTCGGTTTTCACTTCATCTGGAAAGCGATCCTTAATCTTTTTACCAGGGACGCCACCAATAATGGTGTAGGGTTCAACATCATGGGTAACGACTGCACCAGCACCAATTACAGCACCGTCACCAACGGTCAATCCAGTCAGAATTAATACGCCGTGGCCAATCCAAACATCGTTGCCGATCTTGGTCCGGATCTGTTTGCGGTGTTTTAAATATTCTTCGTCCTTGGGACCAAATCCGTATGCAGCACCGTTGTAAGCAAAGATGTGTTGAGCTGCTCGATCGTATGGATGGTTCGTAGGGCCAATTCTAACCATGGCAGCAATACTATCAAATTTTTGCAAATCAGTATTTTGCATAAAACAATATTGGCCAGTATAGTCATAATCGCCAAATGTACAGTTATCAATCATGTTACTTTCACCCAGTTCGATCCATTTACCAAACTTAGTATCCTTAATTTGGCTTCCTTTACCAATCGTGGGTGTATCTTGAGATAATTTCGGGAAATTAATATGCATATTTTAGACACCTTCTTAAAATTAATTCTACGTAAATTATACTCGTGATTATTACTTTAGACTAGAATAAAATCAATTGCGTAATTGCGATTTGTTTTTGGTTTAATTTATAGGCTTCAGATAATAAATCTTGTGTAGAGTGATGAGAAATTTGAAGACGCTTTCTTCGGATAATGAAAAAAGACTACCAAACTAATGGTAGTCTCTTATACATAACGCCTGTGATATAATATGTATGTGGAGTTATTAAGCTCCACTACCCAAAAATAAAATACAAAGGTGGTGTTTAAATTAACCAAATTTTTGGTTACACACCGTGTTGGTAGCTACTCCAATAGCTAGAGTTACAGGTGCTAATTAGCACTTACCAACTTTAGCAACTCTTTTAGTGTTAGTTACTCAACAACAAACTTATTGTATCTTACTTTTATGGTAATTACAATAAACCCGCTCTTGATTGAGTGGGTTTATTTTTTATTATCTGCTCCTATGATAATAATATAGACCATTTTTATGGTGTGTCCTTTCGGGTATAATTATTATTAAAGGAGTTTTTATTATCCCAAAATCCCAAAATCATATTCAAAGGAATTCAAGAATTCCAATATTTCATTGTCTAAACAAGATCACAGCGTTAAATCTTTAGCTAAGGACTACGATGTTTCAGCTAACACAATCAATCGTTGGTTGAAGTAGAGTTCTTCTATTAACGTTGATGGAAAGCAGATTTCATATGAAAAATACGTTCAAATGGAAAAGTTCAGAAGGAAATGGAGATTTAACGAGCTGCGGTGTTACTTGGGAAGTGTTAACCGTTAAAAAAGTCTTAGGCTTCATCAAGATGGACACCGCTTAGCTACCACTCTACATGCTTTTAAGATGCCAAAAAACACCTATTATTACTGGCTCAAACATTAACCAACATCTCGAGATAAGCGAAATATTATTTTAAAGCGAGCTATTTTAGTCGCTTGGAAGCAAAGCCGGTATGTCTATGGGTATCCAGGAATTCACCAGGTCCTTTTGAATCAGGGCATCAAAGTTAGTTCTAGAACGGTGTGGAAGCTAATGCATTCCATGGAAGTTATCCAACTGAATCAACTTTAATGTCAATAGACGCTATTTTTAACAAGGTTAAAAGTATAATTGGCAAGGAAGTTCCTTATCAGGCCACTAGAAAACAGGGTGGTTTTGTTCATGATTTAATCATTAAAGAATTAGGATTTATGTTAATTAAAGCAACTTTTAAACAGCACCGAAAATATACTAAATCCCTCAAAATTACTTCTGAGGGACTTTCTTTATGGTTCATATAAAATTAAAATAAATGCAGCGCATATTTCAAAATAAATAGTAACGGTATAATTGCTCCCCAAAAAATCATCATGACGTTCCTAACAGTTTTGTGTTTCCACCAAAAAAAGTCATCACGATTCGATTTTTTTTGACGAAGTAGTGATTTGGTTAGCGGATACTTTGTATCTAGTTTTGTTCTCCACCACGAATTTTTAATATATTTTATGATAGCGAACCCTAACAGAAATACAGCTACCCATATTGATCCCAAAATAGTCTGCTTATTTTCAGGTACTTTATCAATAAACGAAGCAATAACCAGCATTAAACCCAAAAACAACAGATTGATGATGCGGAATAAACTTTCTTCTGATTGACGTTTGTTTATTTGACTATTTTGCTCTTCAGAAAAGATATCAATCTCTTTTTCTTTATTCTTATTCTCAACTTTTTCAAACAGCTCATTAATAGAAACATCCAAAGCTTCTGAAACTAAACGTAATGTATCTAAACTAGCGTCATACCCTGCTTCTAACCTTTGAATAGTTCGAACACTTAAACCACTTTTTTCTGCAAGATATTCCTGAGTCCATCCTTTTGATTTTCTGAGTTCTGAAATTAACGTTTTATTAGTCATAACAATCATCCTTTACTTCTTTAATTTGTGAATTAAATTTATCTCAATCCGTTTTTGATTAACACGTCAACAACGTGACAGGTTAACGACAGTAACCTGTCATGCATATTTTAAAGCTACTTTTCAACCTCTCATCATTGAGTTAGTAGCTTGGAGCAGTACATCCATACATATTTTAGTTATCATTTTTATTATCCATCGTATGATATAATCATATAGCTGTAACCTTCTAGCTGAAATTCTCAGCAAGAAAGGAGGCTATAGCATGCATTATCTCTTAGAGCTCATCATTTCGATTTTGGCAAATGGTAACCGCACATTACATTTGCAAATGGTTTGATCAAAATGATAATAATGACAGCAAACCTGCCCGTTAATCAAATAAGAACGTAAAAAAAGACCAGCAGCCCGCCAGCTGTTGGTCTTTTGGCATTTATAACATGCACTATATCTTCGCAACCTAATTATATCATGTTTAAAAAATCCTCTCAAATCATAAAACAAACTTCGTATAATAAATGTTATGTAAAGTAATAGCAGGATAACCGAATACCCTCTCCCAATTGATCGAGCAACTAAAAAAGCATCGCGATTCAATCGCGATGCCCAATTAATTATTGATAATCCAGGTAAAAATCCTTAGATTCCATGTATGAGTTAGTTTGCATGAACAAATATTTGCTAATTAAACCGAGCAGGACTGGAACCACTAGGAACGCAATGATGATCGTAATAATCGATGCGCCACCTTTAAGGGCATTAATTGGCCCAACTAATCCAGCGGAACCAAATCCAGCACTGAGTGGTGTTCCTTTAATTTCTAAGAAAGCGCCAATGCCACCAGCAATTCCAGCATTAATTGCTACCGGAATAAATAGCTTAGGCTTTTTAAGCATATTGGCCATTTGAATTTTAGGTGTCCCTAGGAAATGCGCAATACAAGTCCCTAATGAATTGACTTTGCTACCGTAAATAGCAAGTGCAAATGCAGCTGCAGTGATTCCTAAATTAGCAGATCCGGAGGCAATCCCAGTTAATGAAATGGCAGTGGCCACCCCTACTGATGAAATCGGACTCAAAATGAGGACTGCAAATAAAATTCCAAGAATGATTCCCATCAAGATGGGTTGTAAATCAGTAGCCAAGAGTGCTAAGTCACCAATGTATTTGGTAATCATTCGAACGGGAGTTAGGGTCAGCATCCCTAACCCTCCTGCAATAATTAACGATAACACTGGCAGTAATAATACGTTGTAGCTACCAAGGCGATCACCTAACAGATTAATTACGATTACTCCAAAGCCGATCGTGACCATGATATTGATGACATCTCCGGTCCCCTTGACCATAAAACCACCGGTAGGATTAACCATCCAATTGCCGGCACCCACTGATGCGACTAATGCTAGCGTTGCACTTTCTAGTGGCTTCATCTTAAAGTAATGTGCAACACACAACCCTGAAATGACCGGTAATAAGATCATTACAAAGTTAACGATCGTTCCAATGAACGCTATCTGTGGAAATGATGGTTTAAGATACCCAATCAATTCATTTAACAATGCGGCGGGCATTAAAGTTACGATCACTCCAATGCTAACACCGTTCAAAACGTTTAAAATACCTGATGTAATGGGGGATGCTTGTTTTTTCATAGTAAGTAGCTCCTCAAAATATTAGTGATTTTTAAATCATACCATACTTAAGATTTAATTCAAATCTAATATTAATTTAATTAATAATTATTTTAATATTATCAAATATGTTAGAATGAACTATTACTAGTAAATGAAGGGAAGCAAATTATTATGGATTATGATAAATACATTGAAGCCCTGCAGCATGAAACGCCCGATGCAGTGCTAGGAAGCATTATGAGTGCAGCTCAATTCCCTGACATCCAGGGAATCGGAGATGCTTGTGACATTGTACAGTCAACAGCGAACCAAAACGATATTGATCTAATCAATCAATACCAACCAATGTTTTATAATTATCAATTCCATCGCTTAGTTAATCGACAGGATGTATTAAATGTTATCCGTTTACTAAATAATCAAT from Nicoliella spurrieriana includes:
- a CDS encoding helix-turn-helix domain-containing protein, which gives rise to MTNKTLISELRKSKGWTQEYLAEKSGLSVRTIQRLEAGYDASLDTLRLVSEALDVSINELFEKVENKNKEKEIDIFSEEQNSQINKRQSEESLFRIINLLFLGLMLVIASFIDKVPENKQTILGSIWVAVFLLGFAIIKYIKNSWWRTKLDTKYPLTKSLLRQKKSNRDDFFWWKHKTVRNVMMIFWGAIIPLLFILKYALHLF
- a CDS encoding PTS transporter subunit IIC, with protein sequence MKKQASPITSGILNVLNGVSIGVIVTLMPAALLNELIGYLKPSFPQIAFIGTIVNFVMILLPVISGLCVAHYFKMKPLESATLALVASVGAGNWMVNPTGGFMVKGTGDVINIMVTIGFGVIVINLLGDRLGSYNVLLLPVLSLIIAGGLGMLTLTPVRMITKYIGDLALLATDLQPILMGIILGILFAVLILSPISSVGVATAISLTGIASGSANLGITAAAFALAIYGSKVNSLGTCIAHFLGTPKIQMANMLKKPKLFIPVAINAGIAGGIGAFLEIKGTPLSAGFGSAGLVGPINALKGGASIITIIIAFLVVPVLLGLISKYLFMQTNSYMESKDFYLDYQ
- a CDS encoding DapH/DapD/GlmU-related protein, producing MHINFPKLSQDTPTIGKGSQIKDTKFGKWIELGESNMIDNCTFGDYDYTGQYCFMQNTDLQKFDSIAAMVRIGPTNHPYDRAAQHIFAYNGAAYGFGPKDEEYLKHRKQIRTKIGNDVWIGHGVLILTGLTVGDGAVIGAGAVVTHDVEPYTIIGGVPGKKIKDRFPDEVKTDLTKIAWWDWSREKLEKYYLDFRLPIDEFIQKHIHD